A genomic region of Micromonospora sp. NBRC 110009 contains the following coding sequences:
- the glnA gene encoding type I glutamate--ammonia ligase, giving the protein MDRQQEFVLRTLEERDIRFVRLWFTDVLGTLKSVSVAPAELEAAFEEGIGFDGSAIEGFARVFESDMVAMPDPTTFQVFPFEGGVSGESARMFCDILLPDGSPSWADPRHVLRRALSKAAEKGFTFYTHPEIEFFLLEDGANDGSVPMPVDTGGYFEHTTHAVARDFRRQAVLALERIGISVEFSHHEVAPGQQEIDLRYADALTTADNIMTFRHVVKEVALSTGVQASFMPKPFTDQPGSGMHTHLSLFEGERNAFHDAGDPMKLSKVAKSFIAGLLTHAREYTAVTNQWVNSYKRLFPLALPDRITESPAYVCWGHLNRSALVRVPAYGKPNSARVEVRSLDSATNPYLAFAVMLGAGLKGIEEGYELPPGAEDDVWSLSSAERRAMGYEALPENLAEAIDVMAGSELVAEILGEHVFDFFLRNKRAEWEQYRREVTPYERQRYLSL; this is encoded by the coding sequence GTGGACCGTCAGCAGGAGTTCGTCCTCCGTACGCTGGAAGAGCGGGACATCCGCTTCGTCCGGCTGTGGTTCACCGACGTGCTCGGCACGCTCAAGAGCGTGTCGGTGGCCCCCGCGGAGCTGGAGGCGGCCTTCGAGGAGGGCATCGGCTTCGACGGCTCGGCCATCGAGGGCTTCGCCCGGGTCTTCGAGTCGGACATGGTGGCCATGCCCGACCCGACCACCTTCCAGGTCTTCCCCTTCGAGGGCGGGGTCAGCGGCGAGAGCGCCCGGATGTTCTGCGACATCCTGCTCCCCGACGGCAGCCCGTCCTGGGCCGACCCGCGGCACGTGCTGCGCCGGGCACTCTCCAAGGCGGCCGAGAAGGGCTTCACCTTCTACACCCACCCGGAGATCGAGTTCTTCCTGCTGGAGGACGGCGCCAACGACGGCTCCGTGCCGATGCCGGTGGACACCGGCGGCTACTTCGAGCACACCACCCACGCGGTGGCCCGGGACTTCCGCCGGCAGGCGGTGCTGGCGCTGGAGCGGATCGGCATCTCGGTGGAGTTCAGCCACCACGAGGTGGCCCCCGGCCAGCAGGAGATCGACCTGCGCTACGCCGACGCGCTGACCACCGCCGACAACATCATGACCTTCCGGCACGTGGTGAAGGAGGTGGCGCTCTCCACCGGCGTGCAGGCCAGCTTCATGCCCAAGCCCTTCACCGACCAGCCGGGCAGCGGGATGCACACCCACCTGTCGCTGTTCGAGGGGGAGCGCAACGCGTTCCACGACGCGGGCGACCCGATGAAGCTCTCCAAGGTGGCCAAGTCGTTCATCGCCGGGCTGCTCACCCACGCCCGCGAGTACACCGCGGTCACCAACCAGTGGGTGAACTCCTACAAGCGGCTCTTTCCGCTGGCGCTACCGGACCGGATCACCGAGAGCCCCGCGTACGTGTGCTGGGGTCACCTGAACCGGTCCGCGCTGGTCCGGGTGCCGGCCTACGGCAAGCCGAACTCGGCCCGGGTGGAGGTCCGGTCGCTGGACTCGGCGACCAACCCCTACCTGGCCTTCGCGGTGATGCTCGGCGCCGGCCTCAAGGGCATCGAGGAGGGGTACGAGCTGCCCCCGGGCGCCGAGGACGACGTCTGGTCGCTGAGCAGCGCCGAGCGCCGCGCGATGGGCTACGAGGCGCTGCCGGAGAACCTGGCCGAGGCGATCGACGTGATGGCCGGCTCGGAGCTGGTCGCCGAGATCCTCGGCGAGCACGTCTTCGACTTCTTCCTGCGCAACAAGCGCGCCGAGTGGGAGCAGTACCGCCGCGAGGTCACCCCGTACGAGCGGCAGCGCTACCTGTCGCTCTGA
- a CDS encoding helix-turn-helix transcriptional regulator — protein sequence MNRTDRLYALVEELRAVSPRPRSARWLAQRFEVSARTIERDISALQAAGVPIWAEPGRTGGYVVDRARTLPPVNLSPVEAVAMAVALHRLGGTPFAPAAGAALRKLVAVMPVADVAEAHRLAGRVHLIGGGPATPVPAAVADAVAARRVLRLTYADRAGADSVRDVEPLAYLGNPTHWYLIAWCRLRDGLRCFRTDRIVAVRPLAETVTRELDPGDLDIPQERVRRLSLV from the coding sequence GTGAATCGGACCGACCGTCTCTACGCCCTGGTGGAGGAGCTGCGGGCGGTGTCGCCCCGCCCGCGCAGCGCGCGCTGGCTGGCCCAGCGCTTCGAGGTCAGCGCCCGCACCATCGAGCGGGACATCTCCGCGCTCCAGGCCGCCGGGGTGCCGATCTGGGCCGAGCCGGGCCGCACCGGCGGCTACGTGGTCGACCGGGCGCGCACCCTGCCGCCGGTCAACCTGAGCCCGGTCGAGGCGGTGGCGATGGCCGTCGCGCTGCACCGCCTCGGCGGCACGCCGTTCGCCCCGGCCGCCGGCGCCGCGCTGCGCAAGCTGGTCGCGGTGATGCCCGTCGCCGACGTGGCCGAGGCGCACCGCCTCGCCGGCCGGGTGCACCTGATCGGCGGCGGGCCGGCCACGCCCGTCCCGGCGGCCGTCGCCGACGCGGTCGCCGCGCGGCGGGTGCTCCGCCTGACGTACGCGGACCGCGCCGGCGCGGACTCGGTGCGCGACGTGGAGCCGCTGGCCTACCTGGGCAACCCGACGCACTGGTATCTGATCGCCTGGTGCCGGCTGCGCGACGGGCTGCGCTGCTTCCGCACCGACCGGATCGTCGCCGTGCGGCCGCTGGCCGAGACGGTGACCCGGGAGCTGGACCCGGGCGACCTCGACATCCCCCAGGAGCGGGTGCGCCGCCTCAGCCTGGTCTGA
- a CDS encoding VOC family protein codes for MSSTPVTWFEIGSDRPDEVERFYADLFGWTFEEQGAPGASYRQTAAGGEQGIGGAIRATNGTSSNYAIFYAEVADVAETCRRAEAAGGKVLVPLRTAPSGLTFAHLLDPSGNHLGVFTPPAVG; via the coding sequence ATGTCCAGCACGCCCGTGACCTGGTTCGAGATCGGCTCCGACCGCCCGGACGAGGTCGAGCGCTTCTACGCCGACCTGTTCGGCTGGACGTTCGAGGAGCAGGGTGCGCCGGGGGCGTCGTACCGGCAGACGGCGGCCGGCGGGGAGCAGGGGATCGGCGGCGCGATCCGGGCCACGAACGGGACCTCGTCGAACTACGCCATCTTCTATGCCGAGGTGGCGGACGTGGCGGAGACCTGCCGGCGGGCCGAGGCGGCCGGCGGCAAGGTGCTGGTCCCGCTGCGTACCGCGCCGAGCGGGCTCACCTTCGCGCACCTGCTCGACCCGTCGGGCAACCACCTCGGCGTCTTCACCCCACCCGCCGTGGGGTGA
- a CDS encoding S66 peptidase family protein, whose product MPTDDCLRAPVLRPGDRVMLVSPSGPTRPERVARGIELLTGWGLRPVLAPNAYARQGYLAGGDELRAADLNTAFADPDVRGVICTRGGYGAQRVVDLADMAAVRRDPKVVAGFSDITALQFALWRGARLASVHGPGAAWLDDRTPLRSAESLHAALMTTEPVTVEAVKEEETYPVRVPGRAQGRLLGGNLCLITASIGTPDMPDLTGAVLLIEEVQEPPYKVDRMLTHLRRCGALDGIAGVAVGQFTECADGWDTTVTDVLTERLADLGVPVLGGLPIGHGVGQLTVPVGTDAILDADTGTLTVSPAVH is encoded by the coding sequence GTGCCCACCGACGACTGCCTGCGCGCCCCCGTCCTGCGTCCCGGCGACCGGGTGATGCTGGTGTCACCGTCCGGCCCGACCCGGCCGGAACGGGTGGCCCGGGGCATCGAGCTGCTGACCGGCTGGGGGCTGCGCCCGGTGCTGGCGCCGAACGCGTACGCCCGCCAGGGCTACCTGGCAGGCGGGGACGAGCTGCGGGCCGCGGACCTGAACACCGCCTTCGCCGACCCCGACGTGCGCGGGGTGATCTGCACCCGGGGCGGCTACGGCGCGCAGCGGGTGGTGGACCTGGCGGACATGGCCGCGGTCCGCCGGGACCCGAAGGTGGTGGCCGGCTTCTCCGACATCACCGCGCTGCAGTTCGCGCTCTGGCGGGGCGCCCGGCTGGCCAGCGTGCACGGCCCGGGGGCGGCCTGGCTGGACGACCGCACCCCGCTCCGCTCGGCGGAGTCGCTGCACGCCGCGCTGATGACCACCGAGCCGGTCACCGTCGAGGCGGTGAAGGAGGAGGAGACGTACCCGGTCCGGGTGCCCGGCCGGGCGCAGGGCCGGCTGCTGGGCGGCAACCTCTGCCTGATCACGGCCTCGATCGGCACCCCGGACATGCCGGACCTGACCGGGGCGGTGCTGCTGATCGAGGAGGTGCAGGAGCCGCCGTACAAGGTCGACCGGATGCTCACCCACCTGCGCCGCTGCGGCGCGCTGGACGGCATTGCCGGGGTGGCGGTGGGCCAGTTCACCGAGTGCGCCGACGGCTGGGACACCACGGTGACCGACGTGCTCACCGAGCGCCTGGCCGACCTCGGCGTGCCGGTCCTCGGCGGCCTCCCCATCGGTCACGGCGTCGGCCAGCTGACGGTCCCCGTCGGCACCGACGCCATCCTCGACGCCGACACCGGCACCCTCACGGTCTCCCCCGCCGTCCACTGA
- a CDS encoding type 1 glutamine amidotransferase, whose amino-acid sequence MATALVIENDPTDDLRRLGEWLTEGGIELRVLRPHAGDDLPADLDGYAALVVLGGEQQAYPLPDGRPGAPWFPALEGLLRKAVRQRIPTLAVCLGAQLLASAHAGQVERSPSGPEIGPSVVGKRDAADTDPLFRYVPLMPDVFQWHSDEITELPHGATLLAASTRYPHQAFRLGDRAWGVQFHIECDTAMIADWARDSTLLAELGYDPELVVAACDRVMADVEEVWQPFAIRFAALALGELDDAATRRSLPLLGQ is encoded by the coding sequence GTGGCGACCGCGCTGGTGATCGAGAACGACCCGACCGACGACCTCCGCCGACTGGGGGAGTGGCTCACCGAGGGAGGGATCGAGCTGCGGGTGCTGCGCCCGCACGCCGGCGACGACCTCCCCGCCGACCTCGACGGGTACGCCGCGCTGGTGGTGCTCGGCGGCGAGCAGCAGGCCTACCCGCTGCCCGACGGCCGCCCCGGCGCGCCCTGGTTCCCCGCCCTGGAGGGGCTGCTGCGCAAGGCGGTCCGGCAGCGCATCCCCACCCTCGCGGTCTGCCTGGGCGCGCAGCTGCTGGCCAGCGCGCACGCCGGCCAGGTGGAACGCAGCCCGTCCGGGCCGGAGATCGGCCCCTCGGTGGTCGGCAAGCGCGACGCCGCCGACACCGACCCGCTCTTCCGGTACGTGCCGCTGATGCCGGACGTGTTCCAGTGGCACTCCGACGAGATCACCGAGCTGCCGCACGGGGCCACCCTGCTGGCCGCCTCCACCCGCTACCCGCACCAGGCGTTCCGCCTCGGCGACCGGGCCTGGGGGGTGCAGTTCCACATCGAGTGCGACACCGCCATGATCGCCGACTGGGCCCGCGACTCGACCCTCCTCGCCGAGCTGGGCTACGACCCGGAGCTGGTGGTGGCCGCCTGCGACCGGGTGATGGCCGACGTCGAGGAGGTCTGGCAGCCGTTCGCGATCCGGTTCGCCGCCCTCGCCCTCGGCGAGCTGGACGACGCCGCCACCCGCCGCAGCCTGCCGCTGCTCGGGCAGTGA
- a CDS encoding bifunctional [glutamine synthetase] adenylyltransferase/[glutamine synthetase]-adenylyl-L-tyrosine phosphorylase, producing the protein MTRPTRGRLARYGFAEGDGGRAADLLGPAGLGLWRTEEQEPVDEGAAELLAALSRAADPDLALRQLHRLVEAERRSGEKPEVLDALAADPGLRRRLVAVLGASSALGDHLVANPHQWTVLATAPDGLAPAADGRLDLGTAARMTAATGPVPVLRQAYRLALLRIAAADLTGGRGLEQTMAALSGLADATLAAAFDIAVDELPEGTRRPRLAVVAMGKCGGDELNYVSDVDVIFVAAEDDDLGAATLVATRLIHICGLVAWPVDAALRPEGSRGPLVRTLASHLAYYRRWARTWEFQALLKARPAAGDLDLAREWIAELAPLVWTAAERPEAVEDVRAMRRKIIDNVPPRELEREIKRGPGGLRDIEFAVQLLQLVHGRGDESLRVPGTIPALRALVAGGYVGRADGEALLRGYRFLRGVEHRLQLQGLRRTHTVPTDPAALRWLAAALGYLATPGRSAVEEFRAEWVTHATEVRRLHAKLLYRPLLESVARVPAEGLRLTPEAARHRLEILGFADPAGALRHLQALTGGVSRTAAIQRTLLPVLLSEFADAPEPDRGLLNYRQVSDKLGSTPWYLRLLRDSGPVARRLARVLSSSRYAADLLAREPEALRLLAEDTELTPRPREVLCEGFAAAAARHGDPVEATRAVRALRRRELVRLACADVLSRAGTLAPLTPRPADGGERTPTLGDVGAVGTALSDVADATLAAALRTARAAQPGPPGLRFAVIGMGRLGGYESNYLSDADVLFVYAPPPGVDEAAASAAAHAIAEELRRLLSAPAPDPPLGVDADLRPEGRQGPLVRSLAAYAQYYARWSKVWEAQALLRARFVCGDADLGAEFEAMADPVRYPAAGLTREQVVEIRRIKARVETERLPRGADPATHTKLGRGGLADVEWAVQLLQLRHAGRRPELRGTRTLDALAAARDAGLVDPEDAAEMAAGWTLAAQVRNALMLVRGRAGDQLPGHGVELAGVVRLLGRDDPGEFLDEYLRTGRRSRAAMERVFGA; encoded by the coding sequence ATGACCCGGCCGACTAGGGGACGGCTGGCCCGGTACGGCTTCGCCGAGGGCGACGGCGGGCGGGCCGCCGACCTGCTCGGCCCGGCCGGGCTCGGGCTGTGGCGGACCGAGGAGCAGGAACCGGTCGACGAGGGGGCCGCCGAGCTGCTGGCCGCGCTGTCCCGGGCCGCCGACCCGGATCTGGCGCTGCGCCAGCTGCACCGGCTCGTCGAGGCGGAACGGCGCTCCGGCGAGAAGCCGGAGGTGCTGGATGCCCTGGCCGCCGACCCGGGGCTGCGCCGCCGCCTGGTCGCGGTGCTCGGCGCCTCCTCGGCGCTCGGCGACCACCTGGTGGCCAACCCGCATCAGTGGACCGTGCTGGCCACCGCGCCGGACGGGCTCGCGCCCGCCGCCGACGGCCGGCTCGACCTGGGCACCGCCGCCCGGATGACCGCCGCCACCGGCCCGGTCCCGGTGCTGCGGCAGGCGTACCGGTTGGCGTTGCTGCGGATCGCGGCGGCCGACCTGACCGGCGGGCGCGGCCTGGAGCAGACCATGGCGGCGCTCTCCGGGCTCGCCGACGCCACCCTGGCGGCCGCGTTCGACATCGCCGTGGACGAGCTGCCGGAGGGGACCCGCCGGCCGCGGCTGGCCGTGGTGGCGATGGGCAAGTGCGGCGGGGACGAGCTCAACTACGTCTCCGACGTGGACGTCATCTTCGTCGCCGCCGAGGACGACGACCTGGGTGCCGCGACCCTGGTCGCCACCCGGCTGATCCACATCTGCGGGCTGGTCGCCTGGCCGGTCGACGCGGCGCTGCGACCGGAGGGCAGCCGGGGGCCGCTGGTGCGTACCCTCGCCAGCCACCTGGCCTACTACCGGCGCTGGGCCCGGACCTGGGAGTTCCAGGCCCTGCTCAAGGCCCGTCCGGCGGCCGGCGACCTGGACCTGGCCCGGGAGTGGATCGCCGAGCTCGCCCCGCTGGTGTGGACCGCCGCCGAGCGGCCGGAGGCGGTCGAGGACGTCCGCGCCATGCGCCGGAAGATCATCGACAACGTCCCGCCGAGGGAGCTGGAACGCGAGATCAAGCGCGGTCCCGGCGGGCTGCGCGACATCGAGTTCGCAGTCCAGCTGCTCCAGCTCGTGCACGGCCGGGGCGACGAGTCGCTGCGGGTGCCCGGGACCATCCCGGCGCTGCGCGCCCTGGTCGCCGGCGGCTACGTCGGCCGCGCCGACGGCGAGGCGCTGCTGCGCGGCTACCGCTTCCTGCGCGGCGTCGAGCACCGGCTCCAGCTCCAGGGGCTGCGCCGCACCCACACCGTGCCGACCGACCCGGCCGCGCTGCGCTGGCTGGCCGCCGCGCTCGGCTACCTGGCCACCCCGGGCCGCAGCGCCGTCGAGGAGTTCCGCGCCGAGTGGGTCACCCACGCCACCGAGGTACGCCGGCTGCACGCGAAGCTGCTCTACCGGCCGCTGCTGGAGTCGGTGGCCCGGGTCCCCGCGGAGGGGCTGCGGCTCACCCCGGAGGCGGCCCGGCACCGGCTGGAGATCCTCGGCTTCGCGGACCCGGCCGGGGCGCTGCGCCACCTCCAGGCCCTCACCGGCGGGGTGAGCCGGACCGCGGCGATCCAGCGCACCCTGCTTCCGGTGCTGCTCAGCGAGTTCGCCGACGCGCCGGAGCCGGACCGGGGGTTGCTCAACTACCGGCAGGTCTCCGACAAGCTCGGCAGCACCCCCTGGTACCTGCGGCTGCTCCGGGATTCCGGGCCGGTGGCCCGGCGGCTGGCCCGGGTGCTCTCCTCCTCCCGGTACGCGGCCGACCTGCTGGCCCGCGAGCCGGAGGCGTTGCGGCTGCTCGCCGAGGACACCGAGCTGACCCCGCGGCCGCGCGAGGTGCTCTGCGAGGGCTTCGCCGCGGCGGCGGCCCGGCACGGCGACCCGGTCGAGGCCACTCGGGCGGTGCGCGCCCTGCGCCGCCGGGAGCTGGTCCGGCTGGCCTGCGCCGACGTGCTCAGCCGGGCCGGCACGCTCGCCCCGCTCACCCCGCGCCCGGCCGACGGCGGCGAACGGACGCCGACCCTCGGCGACGTCGGCGCGGTCGGCACCGCCCTCTCCGACGTCGCCGACGCCACCCTGGCCGCCGCGCTGCGTACCGCGCGGGCCGCCCAGCCGGGCCCGCCCGGCCTCCGCTTCGCCGTGATCGGCATGGGCCGGCTCGGCGGGTACGAGTCGAACTACCTCTCCGACGCCGACGTGCTCTTCGTCTACGCCCCGCCGCCCGGCGTCGACGAGGCCGCGGCCAGCGCCGCGGCGCACGCGATCGCCGAGGAGTTGCGCCGGCTGCTCTCCGCGCCGGCCCCCGACCCGCCGCTCGGCGTCGACGCCGACCTGCGTCCGGAGGGCCGGCAGGGCCCGTTGGTGCGCAGCCTCGCCGCGTACGCCCAGTACTACGCCCGCTGGTCGAAGGTGTGGGAGGCGCAGGCGCTGCTGCGCGCCCGGTTCGTCTGCGGCGACGCCGACCTGGGCGCGGAGTTCGAGGCGATGGCCGACCCGGTGCGCTACCCGGCCGCCGGGCTGACCCGGGAGCAGGTGGTGGAGATCCGCCGGATCAAGGCCCGGGTGGAGACCGAGCGGCTGCCCCGGGGCGCCGACCCGGCCACCCACACCAAGCTGGGCCGGGGCGGGCTCGCCGACGTCGAGTGGGCGGTGCAGCTGCTCCAGCTCCGGCACGCCGGCCGGCGGCCCGAGCTGCGCGGCACGCGTACCCTCGACGCCCTCGCCGCCGCCCGGGACGCCGGCCTGGTGGATCCGGAGGACGCGGCCGAGATGGCCGCCGGCTGGACTCTCGCGGCGCAGGTCCGCAACGCGCTGATGCTGGTCCGCGGCCGGGCGGGGGACCAGCTGCCCGGGCACGGGGTGGAGCTGGCCGGGGTGGTCCGCCTGCTCGGCCGGGACGACCCCGGTGAGTTCCTGGATGAATACCTGCGCACCGGCCGCCGCTCCCGGGCCGCGATGGAGCGGGTCTTCGGTGCCTGA